One Micromonospora eburnea genomic region harbors:
- a CDS encoding App1 family protein, which yields MAACGPVWQGGSVPPTPAGELAVPRLHRAARIEDAVHGLVERRLRRTGWKINIIAYAGYGAPGWARVLCRVLLGRPDVRQRARPEKVRGWRSFATLPAKYATVTIEAGDVRQEATADRSGFVDTVIEADFTPGWGSVRLSVPDAEPVEALVRVLDPEVRFGILSDIDDTVMVTALPRPLLAAWNTFVLDEHARAAVPGMAVLYERLVTAHPGAPVFYLSTGAWNVAPTLTRFLSRHLYPAGPLLLTDWGPTADRWFRSGKEHKRATLARLAREFPDVRWLLIGDDGQHDQEIYREFAAAHPDNVAGVAIRRLSPTQSVLAGTLPAPAGRPSAGPVGQKWLSAPDGAGLWKLLRDAGLV from the coding sequence CGGAGAACTCGCCGTGCCGCGGCTGCATCGGGCCGCCCGGATCGAGGACGCCGTGCACGGTCTGGTGGAACGCCGGCTGCGTCGCACCGGGTGGAAGATCAACATCATCGCGTACGCCGGCTACGGCGCCCCGGGCTGGGCGCGGGTGCTCTGCCGGGTGCTGCTCGGCCGCCCCGACGTGCGGCAGCGGGCCCGGCCGGAGAAGGTCCGCGGCTGGCGCAGCTTCGCCACCCTGCCCGCCAAGTACGCCACCGTGACCATCGAGGCCGGCGACGTACGCCAGGAGGCGACCGCGGACCGCAGCGGCTTCGTCGACACCGTCATCGAGGCCGACTTCACCCCCGGCTGGGGCTCGGTACGCCTCAGCGTGCCCGATGCCGAGCCGGTCGAGGCCCTGGTCCGCGTCCTCGACCCGGAAGTCCGGTTCGGCATCCTCTCCGACATCGACGACACCGTCATGGTCACCGCGCTGCCCCGGCCGCTGCTCGCCGCCTGGAACACCTTCGTCCTCGACGAGCACGCCCGGGCCGCGGTCCCCGGCATGGCGGTGCTGTACGAGCGGCTGGTGACCGCCCACCCCGGCGCCCCCGTCTTCTACCTGTCGACCGGCGCCTGGAACGTCGCGCCGACGCTGACCCGGTTCCTCTCCCGGCACCTCTACCCGGCGGGGCCGCTGCTGCTCACCGACTGGGGCCCGACGGCCGACCGGTGGTTCCGCAGCGGCAAGGAACACAAACGGGCCACCCTGGCCCGGCTGGCCCGGGAGTTCCCGGACGTCCGGTGGCTGCTGATCGGCGACGACGGGCAGCACGACCAGGAGATCTACCGCGAGTTCGCCGCCGCGCACCCGGACAACGTGGCCGGGGTGGCGATCCGCCGGCTCTCGCCCACCCAGTCGGTGCTCGCCGGCACCCTGCCCGCCCCGGCCGGCCGCCCGTCCGCCGGCCCGGTGGGGCAGAAGTGGCTCTCCGCGCCGGACGGCGCCGGC